A section of the Nitrospira sp. genome encodes:
- a CDS encoding PstS family phosphate ABC transporter substrate-binding protein, with protein MLHTMLKRGVWLIGACALAATVDPAAAEQGGPFASLSPDNELARYTPQSQVKGSLKIQGSETMYPLLSRLSLEFQRRQPNVRIEVRGGGSSKAIEEFLQPPLSKTGKVMLKEERSQYFSLVATSRELFDSELKEFVAQHNYEPMAVPVAVDAVAIYVHKENPLTALTLEQVDAMFSSTRLRGHKTPITQWGQLGLSDGWTDASIQLYGRDRKSGTRAFFQEHCLGGGEFIPAVHENPGAASVILSLSRDQLGIGYSGLGLESSIVRAVPLAEAAGMPFVSPSPAAVADQSYPLRRILYLYLDKSPKTSLPPAAQEFLVFLMSQDGQQAVVKAGFFPLPAQQINKSAVALDSAAGSAPVRR; from the coding sequence ATGTTGCACACAATGCTCAAACGAGGTGTATGGCTCATCGGTGCCTGTGCGCTCGCCGCAACGGTCGATCCCGCCGCCGCCGAACAGGGAGGGCCATTCGCATCGCTGAGCCCGGACAACGAACTTGCGCGTTACACCCCTCAGAGCCAGGTGAAGGGCAGCCTCAAGATCCAGGGATCGGAAACCATGTACCCGCTGCTCTCCCGCTTGAGTCTCGAATTTCAGCGCCGCCAACCAAACGTCCGCATCGAAGTGCGCGGCGGGGGATCGTCCAAAGCGATCGAGGAATTTCTCCAACCCCCCTTAAGCAAGACCGGCAAAGTGATGCTCAAGGAGGAGCGCTCGCAATATTTCTCCCTGGTCGCGACCTCACGCGAGCTGTTCGATTCGGAACTCAAGGAATTCGTCGCGCAGCATAATTACGAACCGATGGCCGTACCGGTCGCGGTCGACGCCGTGGCCATCTACGTCCACAAGGAGAATCCCTTGACCGCGCTGACGCTCGAGCAGGTGGACGCGATGTTCTCCAGTACCCGCCTGCGCGGGCACAAAACTCCGATCACACAGTGGGGTCAACTCGGGCTTTCCGACGGCTGGACCGATGCCTCGATCCAGCTCTACGGCCGGGACAGGAAGTCCGGCACGCGGGCCTTTTTCCAGGAGCACTGTCTGGGAGGCGGTGAATTCATCCCGGCGGTGCATGAGAATCCGGGAGCGGCCTCGGTGATTCTGAGTCTCAGCCGAGATCAGCTTGGCATCGGATACAGCGGCCTCGGTCTGGAATCCTCGATCGTACGCGCCGTTCCTCTGGCCGAAGCCGCCGGCATGCCCTTCGTCAGTCCCTCGCCCGCCGCCGTCGCCGACCAGTCCTATCCGTTGCGACGCATCCTCTATCTCTACCTGGACAAGTCTCCCAAAACATCCCTCCCGCCTGCCGCCCAGGAGTTCCTGGTCTTCCTGATGAGCCAGGATGGTCAGCAGGCGGTGGTCAAGGCCGGCTTCTTCCCGTTGCCTGCGCAGCAGATCAACAAGAGCGCTGTCGCGTTGGATAGTGCGGCGGGATCGGCTCCGGTTCGGCGTTAG